A single region of the Miscanthus floridulus cultivar M001 unplaced genomic scaffold, ASM1932011v1 fs_190_2_3, whole genome shotgun sequence genome encodes:
- the LOC136530748 gene encoding protein MOTHER of FT and TFL1 homolog 1-like, whose amino-acid sequence MAAHVDPLVVGRVIGDVVDLFVPTVAMSVRFGTKDLTNGCEIKPSIAAASPAVQIAGKANDLFTLVMTDPDAPSPSEPTMRELIHWLVVNIPGGADPCQGETVVPYLGPCPPAGIHRYVLVVYQQKARFMAPPALAPGAEVEASRARFRNRAFADRHDLGLPVAAMYFNAQKEPTNRPRYY is encoded by the exons ATGGCTGCCCATGTGGACCCGCTGGTGGTGGGGAGGGTGATCGGCGACGTGGTGGACCTGTTCGTGCCGACGGTGGCTATGTCGGTGCGCTTCGGCACCAAGGACCTCACCAACGGCTGCGAGATCAAGCCATCCATCGCCGCCGCCTCTCCCGCCGTCCAGATCGCCGGCAAGGCCAACGACCTCTTCACCCTG GTCATGACTGACCCAGATGCTCCGAGCCCCAGCGAGCCAACGATGAGGGAGTTGATCCACTG GCTGGTGGTTAACATACCAGGTGGAGCAGATCCTTGTCAAG GTGAGACGGTGGTGCCGTACCTGGGCCCGTGCCCGCCGGCGGGCATCCACCGCTACGTGCTGGTGGTGTACCAGCAGAAGGCCCGCTTCATGGCTCCGCCGGCGCTGGCGCCCGGGGCGGAGGTGGAGGCGTCGCGCGCACGGTTCAGGAACCGCGCCTTCGCCGACCGCCATGACCTAGGCCTCCCAGTCGCCGCCATGTACTTCAACGCGCAGAAGGAGCCTACCAACCGCCCCCGCTACTACTGA